Part of the Bacteroides acidifaciens genome, GTATTATCTGATTGTCGGCGAAGCATCCGGCGATTTGCACGCTTCCCATCTGATGGCTGCCTTGAAGGAGGAAGACCCGCAAGCTGATTTCCGGTTTTTCGGGGGCGACCTGATGGCTGCTGTTGGTGGAACGATGGTGAAGCATTATAAGGAATTGGCTTATATGGGGTTTATTCCTGTGTTGCTCCATTTGCGTACTATTTTTGCAAATATGAAGCGTTGCAAGGAGGATATTGTTTCCTGGAATCCCGATGTGGTCATCTTGGTAGACTATCCGGGATTCAATCTCGATATTGCCAAGTTTGTGCACAGCAAGACTCAGATTCCGGTTTACTATTATATTTCTCCGAAAATATGGGCTTGGAAAGAGTATCGTATCAAGAATATAAAGCGTGATGTGGATGAGCTTTTCTCTATTCTCCCTTTTGAAGTGGAATTTTTCGAAGGGAAGCACCAATATCCTATTCATTATGTCGGAAATCCGACTGTCGATGAGGTAACTGCCTATCAGGAAGCGCATCCCAAAAACTTGGCAGCGTTTATTGCGGAGAACCAATTGGAGAATAAGCCGATAATCGCTCTTTTGGCAGGAAGTCGTAAGCAGGAAATAAAGGATAATCTACCGGATATGTTGAAAGCAGTTTCCGTTTTTCCTGACTATCAGCTTGTCTTGGCGGGTGCTCCTTCCATTGCTCCCGAATACTATAAGCAATTCATAGGTGATGCGAATGTGAAAATCATTTTCGAACAGACGTATCGTCTTTTGCAACATGCGGATGCCGCTTTGGTTACTTCGGGGACGGCTACTCTTGAGACGGCTTTGTTCCGTGTTCCCCAAGTCGTTTGTTATCACACTCCGGTCGGAAAGTTTGTTTCGTTTTTACGTCGTCATATCCTGACAGTGAGATTTATTTCATTAGTCAATCTGATTGCCGATCGCGAAGTCGTGAAAGAGTTGGTGGCTGATACAATGACTGTGAGGAATATGCAGCAGGAATTGAAGAATATACTTGAAAATGAGAAGTATAGAAACCGAATGCTTAAAGAATATGAGTATATGGCGGAACGATTGGGACCTGCCGGTGCTCCCCGTCACGCAGCACGTGAAATGCTGGACTTGTTGAAAAAATAACTTTCTTTTTCTGAATAAACGTAAAGCCGATGCAGTAAATGCACGGCTTTTTTATTTATAGTACAGAAGATTAAAAAAAGAAAGGAACCAATATGAAAAAATTTAAGTGGATTTTAGGTGTTTTAGTGTTGGCATTAGTGCCGATGTTGCAATCATGTGATGATGACGACGGTTATTCTATCGGAGACTTTAGTTGGGATTGGGCAACTGTTCATACAACTGGTGGCGGAGGGTATTATTTGGAAGGTGACCGTTGGGGAACGATTGATCCGGTTAGTACTTCTATTCCTTGGTATAAACCTGTAGATGGCGAACGTGTAGTGGCATTCTTCAATCCTTTGTATGATGTGGAAAATGGTGTTCAGGTGAAGATGGAAGGGATACGAGATGTGCTGACAAAAGAAGTGGAAGAGATGAAAAACGAAGAACAGTCCGAGGAATTTGGAAACGACCCTATCGTGATTTATGAGGGTGATATGTGGCTGGGAGGAAAATTTCTGAATGTCATCTTCCGTCAGGATATACCTCGTTCGGAAAAACATCGTATCAGTCTTGTGCAAAATCTGATAGGTGTAGAAGAACCGACACCTCTCGAAATAGCTGAAGACGGTTATGTGCACTTGGAACTGCGTTATAATACGTATGATGATAAGACCGGCTATTGGGGATGGGGACGAGTTTCTTATAATCTGGAGAAATTTTTTCCTACACCAAAAGATTCTTGGGTAGCACCAAAAGGTTTTAAGGTTACAATAAACTCAAAAGAAAATGGAGAAGGAAGAGTTATTGTACTTGACTTAGATCATCCGGTTGGTGTACCGGAAAATGCTAAGGACGTACATTCTACTTCTTCAATCCGATAACCTCTAACTATGATTTGCTGTGTGTGAAAAAGGTCGGGATACTAAAAGAAGTTCCCGACCTTTATTATTTTATTATAATTATATTCCTCTAAGAAAGAATGGTTTAAAATCCTGTCAAGGCATACAAATAAACTACTGCTGCCGGAATAGCCATTAGGGCGCTGTCAAACCGGTCGAGCATTCCGCCATGTCCTGGAAGGATGTTTCCCGAGTCTTTAACATGTAGCTGGCGTTTGAATAGTGATTCCGTCAAGTCGCCCCATGTGCCGAATATAACGACTACTAATGCCAGTCCGGCCCATTCCAACATGGACATGAATGGGAAGTAATGGGCAAGTATAAAAGATACCCCGATAGCTACTATTCCGCCACCAATAGAACCTTCCCAGGATTTCTTCGGTGAAATACGTTCAAATAACCGGTGTTTGCCGATAAGTGAACCGATGCAATATGCGCCGGTGTCATTCATCCAAAGGAATATAAAAATGGATAGCGGCAAAATCGGGTTGTAACTCACGCTACTGTATTCCGGGTTGTTATGAAATGCCAGTATGTTCAGCATAGCGAAAGGCAGACCGATATAAAGTTGGCTGAGCATTGAATAAGCCCAATTGAGTACCGGATTCTCTTTCTTGAGGTATAATTCACTAATCATCATATAGAGTAGCAGAAGTACATATGGAATAAAGATAGTTGAACCTTTCTGGCTTGCGTTGGTGCAGAATCCCATTATTGCAAGGAATAAATAGGCTCCTCCCAACATTGCAATGGTCTTGTTTATCTTAGCTCCTTCCACTCGCATATTCACTAACTGTCCGAACTCATAAATGGTCAGCGCACTGATGATAGTGAACAGAATACCAAAACTTAATGGATTATAAAGGATGCACCCCACCAAGATGGCAACAAAAAGTACACCTGTAATAGCTCGTTTTATAAAATTGTTAATCAAAATCAGTGTGTTTTAATTAGTTGGATTTGGTAGCTTATTTTTCCTTGTTAGTTTCAGTTTCCGTAGTTGTATTTCTTTCTACGGTCACTTTTGTTCCTTCTGCGGTAACTTTCGTTTCCATAGAAGCTTTTTCTTCTTCGGTATTTTTAGCTTCCTCTTCTTTAATCTCTTTTTCTTCTTTTTTCAACTTTTCAGCAAGCTGCTTTTCTGCATTTGCTGCATCCTGGCTTTTTTTTGCTGCCATGATTTCTTCCGAACGGGAAGCCCAGGGACGTTTGCCGAAGATACGCTCAACATCTTCCGCAAAGATTACCTCTTTGTCAATCAATAGTTGCGTCAGTTGGTTATGCCCTTCTCGATGTTCGGATAAAATCTGTTTGGCACGTTCATATTGCTCGTTTACCATCTTTTTAACTTCTTCATCAATGAGTTCGGCAGTCTTTTCGCTGTATGGACGGTTGAAAGAATATTCTTCATTGTTATAATAGCACAGGTTAGGCAATTTGTCACTCATTCCTAGATAAGCAATCATGCCGTATGCTTGTTTGGTAACTCTCTCTAGGTCATTCATGGCCCCTGTTGAGATACGTCCCATGAATAAATCTTCAGCCGCACGTCCACCGAGAGTTGCGCACATCTCATCAAGCATCTGCTCTTTAGTAGTAATCTGGCGTTCTTCCGGCAGATACCAGGCAGCGCCCAGCGCACGTCCACGAGGAACGATTGTTACTTTAATCAACGGATTGGCGTATTCCAATAGCCATGAGATGGAAGCGTGACCTGCCTCATGTAAAGCGATAGAGCGTCTTTCGGCTTCGGTTGTTATTTTGGTTTTCTTTTCCAAACCACCGATAATACGGTCTACGGCATCCAAAAAGTCCTGTTTGCCTACGAACTTCTTTCCGTGACGGGCGGCAATCAATGCCGCTTCATTGCAGACATTGGCAATATCCGCACCGGAGAATCCCGGAGTCTGACGTGCCAGTAAATCTACGTCTACTGTGTCGTCTATTTTAATCGGGCGCAAATGTACGCCGAATACTTCTTTACGTTCGTTTAGGTCGGGCAGGTCTACATGTATCTGACGGTCAAAACGTCCGGCACGGAGAAGTGCCTTGTCCAATACGTCTACTCGGTTGGTAGCGGCAAGGATGATAACACCGCTATTAGAACCGAAACCGTCCATCTCTGTCAGCAATTGGTTAAGGGTGTTTTCGCGTTCGTCATTTCCACCCATTGCAGGGTTTTTGCCACGTGCACGCCCTACAGCGTCAATTTCATCAATAAAGACGATACAAGGAGCTTTTTCCTTTGCTTGCTTGAATAAATCACGGACACGGGATGCGCCTACACCCACAAACATTTCCACGAAATCGGAACCTGCCAATGAGAAGAAAGGTACATTCGCTTCGCCGGCAACAGCCTTGGCAAGCAAAGTTTTACCGGTTCCCGGAGGACCTACTAGTAATGCCCCTTTGGGAATTTTACCACCCAAATCTGTATATTTCTGAGGTTCTTTCAGGAACTCTACAATTTCTTCCACTTCTTGTTTGGCTTCTGCCAGACCTGCTACATCTTTGAATGTAACTTTGATAGAGCCGCCTTTTTCAAAAAGCTGGGCTTTTGATTTTCCTACGTTGAATACACCGCCGGGACCACCGCTACCACCGCCGCTCATGCGCCGCATGAAGAATATCCATAAAGCAACCAGCAGAACAAGCGGAAGTATCTGAATCAGGATAGCAGGGAATATATCCGATTTAGGGGGATAATCCGATGTGCCGTCGAAATGACCAGCTTCTTTTTCAGTCTGTAGAAACTCTTCCAGTTTATCAGTAGATGGGGTTCTACTTGTGATGATAGGGTTACGTCCTACCTTTGTAGAGTCCGCACCAAATACGGCACCTACTGCAGTTGGTTTCAGATATGCCTCGATAGACTTGTCTTCATAACCCAATACTTTGCTGATATACCCATTTTTAACGTAATTCTGAAACTCGCTGTAAGTGACAGCTTTGCTTCCAGCACCCTTTGAATCACTGCCCCACCAGAGGCCGAGAAGCATCAGGGCAATAATCATATACATCCAGTTCAGATTGAACTTCGGCAAATTAACCTTATTGTTAGGTTTATTGCTGCTGTTATTATTGCTATTATTGTCCATAATCGTAAATTAGTCTAAATCGGGGATTTGAGTAAGTTTAGCATCTGCCCAAAGATGCTCAAGGTTGTAAAAATCTCTTGTTTCCGGCAAAAAAACATGCACTAATACATCAGAATAGTCCATAGCTACCCATTCCGCATTCCGAAGTCCGTCAATGGCAAAAGGTTTGCTGTCAGCGCCTTTGCGTGTAAATTCTCTGATTGAATCTACAATGGCACTTACTTGGCTGGGAGAGTTTCCCTGACAGATAACGAAATATTTACAGATGGTATCTTCTATACTGGTTAAATCGGCAATAATTATGTTTTTACCTTTTTTCTCTTGAATTCCTTCTTTTATTTTTTCAATTAATACTTTAGTATTGTTCATTCTTACAATTGAAATTAATAATTCATGTTCTTTTAGTTTATAACAAAAAAAGACAGTCCTTTGTTTCTAGTTATAAACGTGATATTTTTGACAAATATACGCTGATTTATTGGATACAAGAAAGTTATACCCCAATTTTTGTGTTTTTTAGTGGAGATACTTGCCAATAAAAAGCTAATTTTAGGATTTTAGCAAAAAAAACAGCAGAAATGTTTTGATTTCCCAAATTATTTGTATCTTTGCACCCGCAAACGAAAAGCATTGGGCTATGGTGTAATGGTAACACTACAGATTCTGGTCCTGTCATTCCTGGTTCGAATCCAGGTAGCCCAACAAAATACCAGCTTTTTAATGACAAAACCCGCTAAAATTGCATTTTTAGCGGGTTTTTTGTGCTTTGACAAATACCATCCGAAAAAAGTTTGACGCTAATTCGGTGACTAATTCGGTGGCACGAATGCTCTTTTTTTGATATTCTGTAACGTGTAGATAACAAAAAACAGGTTTTATCACCTATAGGCGTGATAAAACCTGTTTTTTATATTTCTAAATCAAGCAGGGAAAGGTTACTCTTCTGTCTTTATTGACTCATCAATCACCTTGATTTTCTGTAATACCAGCTCCAAATCCGCTTTCAATTTATCTACTTTGCGGTTTAGTTCGGTCAGCAAGCTGCTGCCCTTTTTGGAAGTAGAAGTAAGGAAGCCCAGATTGTTTTCGTAAGTCTGGAGTTCGTTCTTCATATTCTCATAAGTACGCATCAGTTTCTCGCGTTCTCTGTACAGGGATTGAGAGCCGCCGCCTTGTATGTTGCTGATATTCGAGCGGAAGTTACTCAATTTCTTGTTAGAAGCACTGATGTTGAAACGGTCAAACAATTGGTCGATGATACCATGATATTGTTTGTATAATCTGTCTTTCTCTTTGAATGGTACATGGCCGATGGCATTCCACTCTTTCATCAAATCGCGTACGAGTGTATTGGCTTCTTCGGTATCCATGTTTTCGTCAATGGCAGACAACTTTTCAATTAACGCTTTCTTTTTCTCCATATTCTCTATTTCGACAGAGCGTTGGGAAGAAGTAGCTTTGTTCTTTTGTTCAAAGAAATAATCACAGGCTGAGATAAAACGTTTCCAGACAGCATCCGAATGTTTCTTGGATACCGGACCGATTGTTTTCCATTCTTTTTGGAGTTTGGTCAACGCGTCAGCGGTTGTTTTCCAGTCCGTGCTGTCTTTCAACGCTTCCGCTTTTTCGCAGAGCGCTTTTTTCTTTTCCAGATTCTCGTTCATTCCTTCTTTCAGGCTCTTGAAGAATTCTCCTTTTTTCTTGAAGAAATCGTCGCAGGCATGACGGAAACGTTCGAAAATCTTCACGTTCATTTTTTGGGGAGCAAAACCGATGGTTTTCCATTTGTTCTGCAGGGCAATGACTTCCTGGGTCTTGTTTTCCCAAGCTGAGAATGTTTTCAGCTCATTGTATTCTATTGCTTCTACGATTTCGCAGATAACCGTTTTCTGATCCAGGTTATGCTGCTCCGTTTCTTTCAGAGCCTCGAAGTGCTGCTGATGGCGACGGTTGACAGCGGTAGACGCAGCTTTGAAGCGGTTCCAAATCTCATCACGCAATTCTTTTGTCACCGGACCCGTATCACGAAATTCCTGGTGCAACTTCTGGAGTTGGTGGAAAGCTGAAACCACATCTTCCTCGTCAGCCAACTTTTCAGCAGCTTCGCAGAGATGCATCTTTATTTCCAAGTTCTTCTTGAAGTCATATTCGCGGAATTCGTTGTTCAGTTTCAGTAAATCGTAGAACTTCTCTACATATAATTGGTAGTTCTTCCAAAGTTCATTCACTTTGCCTTGCGGCACCAACTTTGTTTCATTCCATTGTTGTTGCAACTTCTTGAATTCCGTATAGGATTTATTGGCGTCATCGCCGGATTCCACCAATTCCTTCAGTTCCTCTATAATGGAAAGTTTAACTTGCAGGTTTTCTTCTTTCTGCCGCTCTTGCTCGGCAACCAGTTTGCTCCTTCTGTCTTTAATGACTCCCATCAGACGCTTGAACTCTTCTTCTATCGGATCTTCTTGGGCAACAAAGTCTTCAACGGCGCCACCATTGTCTGTAAACTGCTTCTTGGCAACTTCCAGCTCAGTATTATGTAACTTGTAGAATGATTGTTTCAGGTTGTCAATTTCCTGCTTGTTTGCATTCTCGGCATCCTGCGCAAGCTCTTTCAATCGGTTTAGTACATCTTCCTTAGTGGCAGGTTTAAGAGCTGCTTCAGGTTGAACTTCGGCAGTAACTTCTTCAGTTGGAGTCTCTGTAATAGGTTCAGAAACCTCGACTGTTTTCTTTTCTTCTTCTAATTCCCCTTGGTTCAAGGGTTGATTAGTGTCATGGGCGTCCATCATTGTATATTAGTTTTGGGTCACAAATTAATGAAATAAAACGATTACTTCATACTATTTTGCTTATTTTTTTTTGTTTACTTCATTTTTATGATAATAAAACCGTAATTCCCATGTACAACATCATGCCGATGATGTCATTTGTAATGGCTATAAACGGACCTGTCGCTATGGCGGGATCGATTTTAAGTTTTTCAAGAGTCATCGGCACCAGTGTTCCGAAAATGGAAGCGAACATCACCACGGCAAACAAGCTGATAGATACGGAATAAGTAACCGTAGCCGTTGCTCCGAACCGGATAAAATTGTAGGTATATACCAATAGCGAAATAATAGTAGCATTGATTAAGGCCACTACCGCTTCCTTCGTGATTTGTTTGAATGTATCTTTAGCGTCCAGCGAACTGTTTGCGAGTCCTTGCACGATGATAGCCGAAGACTGTGTTCCGACATTCCCACCTGTACCACCGATTAGCGGGATATACAACGCCATTTCTGGATGAGCGGCGAACGTAGAGTCGAAATTGCCTAATATCATGGAATTTCCGATTCCGCCAATCATGCCGATAAGCAGCCATGGAAGGCGAGCCGTTGTTTGTTTGAGCACGTTGTCGTCCGTTTCTACGTCCTGCGAAAGACCGGAAGCCAACTGGTAGTCACGTTCCGATTGTTCACGGACTTCGTCCATGACGTCATCGACCGTAATCTGTCCGACGAGCCGGCCGATACTGTCGACAACGGGGATAGCCACCAAGTCATACTTTTCAATTGCCTGTACCACTTCGTCGATAGGCGTATCCACATGTACCGAAATCGGGTCTTTCTGCATCACGTGTTTCACTTTTGATACAGAAGGGGAGGTTATCATTTTCTTGAGCGGGAAAATACCTCGCAGGCGTTCGTCGTCGTCGATGACATATACATAATAGATTTCGTCCAGCTCTTCCGCCTGCTGGCGCATCTCTTTCAGACATTCGGGCATACTCCAATTCTCATTGACAAGCACCATTTCCGTACCCATCAAACCACCGGCGGTATTTTCATCGTACTTCAACAAGTCTACAATGTCACCTGCCTGTTCGATGTCCTCAATATGCGAAAGAACCTCTTCCTGTTTGTCCTCGTCAAGTTCACGCATCAGGTCTACGGCATCGTCCGTATCCATATAGTCGACGAAACGTTTGGCGATAGTTTCCGAAGGAAGCATTTCGAGAAACTCTTTACGGGCATCCTCATCCATTTCGACCAGTACGTCGGCGGCTACCTCGTTATCGAGCAGTCGGTAGACTAACTTGGCTTCTTCCGGGTTCAGGTCATTGCATAATTCAGCGATGTCGGCCGGATGAAGGTCGATGAGAAGTTCTTTTACCTTATCGGCATCTTTCTGTTCGATAAGATGTTTTACGTTGTCAATGTATTCCTCGTTCATTGTTGTCTATTACAAATTACGAATTACAAATTCCCGTTCTCTACTCATTTTGGTTTGTCAACAATTCGTTGCTGCCGACCGTCTTCAATGCTTGTTCCACTTTGTTGGTCAAGTCGATAAATTCCTCTACGGATAGTTGTTCCGGGCGTTTATTAAATAATATGTCCTCTGTCAGCGGGCAATCCTTGCCTAAAATCGGTTTGATAGAGTTGCGTAGTGTCTTGCGGCGTTGGTTGAAAGTAGTTTTTACTACCTGCTTGAACAGCTTGGGGTCACATCCCAACTCCTTAGTCTCGTTGCGTGTCATGCGGATAACGGCGCTTTTTACTTTTGGGGGCGGGTTGAATACATGTTCGCTTACAGTGAACAGATATTCCACTTTATACCACGCTTGTATCAGTACGCTGAGAATACCGTATGTCTTGCTGCCCGGTCCGGCAGCGATACGTTCCGCCACTTCCTTCTGAATCATTCCCGTGCAACAAGGTATAATATCCTTATTGTCCAGCATCTTGAAAAAAATCTGGCTGGAAATATTATACGGGTAATTACCGGTCAGAACGAAAGGTTTGCCGTCGAACAACCGGTTGAGATTCATCTTCAAAAAATCATCTTCAATGATATGGTCTTCCAGTGACGGATAGGCTTCGCGGAGATAGGCAACCGATTCATAGTCAACTTCTACGACTTTTACCAACCGATCTTTTTTTACCAGAAACTGAGTCAGTACTCCCATGCCCGGTCCTACTTCGAGAACGGGCAATTCGGGGAAAGTGTCGACTGTATCGGCAATATCCTGCGCAACTTTCAAATCTTTCAGAAAGTGCTGTCCGAGAAACTTTTTAGGCTTTACTAATTTCATTTACCAACTAAATAATTACTTTTGCAGCCGACAAAGGTAATTCTTTTAAATGAAGAACCTGCCACTATTTAGAAAATAAATGATGTGTCGGCGAAGCTAATGAAGAATAAAGGATGAAGAAACTGTTAAAAAAGACGCTGCAACTTATATTACCGATTGTTTTGGGCGGCTTTATTTTGTTTTGGGTATATCGTGGCTTTGATTTTACAAAGGTGGGCGATGTATTGCTACATGGCACAAACTGGTGGTGGATGCTTTTTTCACTGTTGTTCGGAGTTCTTGCCCAAGTGTTTCGTGGCTGGCGGTGGCGGCAGACGTTGGAGCCACTGGACGCTTTTCCGGAGAGAAGCGATTGCGTGAATGCCGTTTTTGTCTCTTATGCTGCCAGTCTGGTCATTCCCAGAATAGGCGAAGTGAGTCGTTGCGGTATATTAGCCAAATATGATAATGTATCATTCGCCAAATCACTGGGTACGGTAGTTACCGAGCGGCTGGTCGATTCACTGACAATCCTTCTGATAACAGGGATTACCGTGTTACTGCAAATGCCGGTGTTTGTCACTTTCCTTCAACAGACAGGGACGAAGATACCTTCCATGCTGCATCTGCTGACATCTGTCTGGTTCTATATTGTCCTGTTTTGTTTCATCGGAGTAGTGATACTTCTTTATTATTTAAGGAAGACGTTGTTTTTTTATGAAAGAGTGAAAGGATTTGTCCTCAATATATGGGAGGGAATCATGTCATTGAAAAGCGTGCGCAATATCCCCCTCTTCATATTCTATACATTAGCCATTTGGACGTGTTACTTTTTTCATTTCTATTTTACGTTTTACTGCTTTGCTTTTACTGCCCATTTGGGTATGATGGCAGCTTTAGTCATGTTTGTAGGCGGTACGTTTGCCGTGATTGTGCCTACTCCTAATGGAGCGGGGCCGTGGCATTTCGCTGTTATTTCTATGATGATGCTTTATGGAGTAAATGTGACAGATGCTGGAGTATTTGCCCTTATTGTGCATGGCATTCAAACTTTTCTGGTTGTTTTGTTGGGTGTCTATGGTTTGGCAGTTCTGCCGTTTACTAATAGACATCGGAAATGATGTTTTTTCAAAAGAAAATCCTTGGATGATATGCGAATGTTGTCTTTGAAATGAATGTTTTTGTTAACGTCCTTTGCTATCTGAAAACTTTTCCATAACTTGCCACTGTTTAATTATTAGATTTAAAACAGTGTTAAAATATTTGTTATGAGTACAATT contains:
- the lpxB gene encoding lipid-A-disaccharide synthase, encoding MKYYLIVGEASGDLHASHLMAALKEEDPQADFRFFGGDLMAAVGGTMVKHYKELAYMGFIPVLLHLRTIFANMKRCKEDIVSWNPDVVILVDYPGFNLDIAKFVHSKTQIPVYYYISPKIWAWKEYRIKNIKRDVDELFSILPFEVEFFEGKHQYPIHYVGNPTVDEVTAYQEAHPKNLAAFIAENQLENKPIIALLAGSRKQEIKDNLPDMLKAVSVFPDYQLVLAGAPSIAPEYYKQFIGDANVKIIFEQTYRLLQHADAALVTSGTATLETALFRVPQVVCYHTPVGKFVSFLRRHILTVRFISLVNLIADREVVKELVADTMTVRNMQQELKNILENEKYRNRMLKEYEYMAERLGPAGAPRHAAREMLDLLKK
- a CDS encoding NigD-like protein, with amino-acid sequence MKKFKWILGVLVLALVPMLQSCDDDDGYSIGDFSWDWATVHTTGGGGYYLEGDRWGTIDPVSTSIPWYKPVDGERVVAFFNPLYDVENGVQVKMEGIRDVLTKEVEEMKNEEQSEEFGNDPIVIYEGDMWLGGKFLNVIFRQDIPRSEKHRISLVQNLIGVEEPTPLEIAEDGYVHLELRYNTYDDKTGYWGWGRVSYNLEKFFPTPKDSWVAPKGFKVTINSKENGEGRVIVLDLDHPVGVPENAKDVHSTSSIR
- a CDS encoding phosphatidate cytidylyltransferase, which produces MINNFIKRAITGVLFVAILVGCILYNPLSFGILFTIISALTIYEFGQLVNMRVEGAKINKTIAMLGGAYLFLAIMGFCTNASQKGSTIFIPYVLLLLYMMISELYLKKENPVLNWAYSMLSQLYIGLPFAMLNILAFHNNPEYSSVSYNPILPLSIFIFLWMNDTGAYCIGSLIGKHRLFERISPKKSWEGSIGGGIVAIGVSFILAHYFPFMSMLEWAGLALVVVIFGTWGDLTESLFKRQLHVKDSGNILPGHGGMLDRFDSALMAIPAAVVYLYALTGF
- the ftsH gene encoding ATP-dependent zinc metalloprotease FtsH, whose product is MDNNSNNNSSNKPNNKVNLPKFNLNWMYMIIALMLLGLWWGSDSKGAGSKAVTYSEFQNYVKNGYISKVLGYEDKSIEAYLKPTAVGAVFGADSTKVGRNPIITSRTPSTDKLEEFLQTEKEAGHFDGTSDYPPKSDIFPAILIQILPLVLLVALWIFFMRRMSGGGSGGPGGVFNVGKSKAQLFEKGGSIKVTFKDVAGLAEAKQEVEEIVEFLKEPQKYTDLGGKIPKGALLVGPPGTGKTLLAKAVAGEANVPFFSLAGSDFVEMFVGVGASRVRDLFKQAKEKAPCIVFIDEIDAVGRARGKNPAMGGNDERENTLNQLLTEMDGFGSNSGVIILAATNRVDVLDKALLRAGRFDRQIHVDLPDLNERKEVFGVHLRPIKIDDTVDVDLLARQTPGFSGADIANVCNEAALIAARHGKKFVGKQDFLDAVDRIIGGLEKKTKITTEAERRSIALHEAGHASISWLLEYANPLIKVTIVPRGRALGAAWYLPEERQITTKEQMLDEMCATLGGRAAEDLFMGRISTGAMNDLERVTKQAYGMIAYLGMSDKLPNLCYYNNEEYSFNRPYSEKTAELIDEEVKKMVNEQYERAKQILSEHREGHNQLTQLLIDKEVIFAEDVERIFGKRPWASRSEEIMAAKKSQDAANAEKQLAEKLKKEEKEIKEEEAKNTEEEKASMETKVTAEGTKVTVERNTTTETETNKEK
- the rsfS gene encoding ribosome silencing factor, coding for MNNTKVLIEKIKEGIQEKKGKNIIIADLTSIEDTICKYFVICQGNSPSQVSAIVDSIREFTRKGADSKPFAIDGLRNAEWVAMDYSDVLVHVFLPETRDFYNLEHLWADAKLTQIPDLD
- a CDS encoding DUF349 domain-containing protein, which gives rise to MMDAHDTNQPLNQGELEEEKKTVEVSEPITETPTEEVTAEVQPEAALKPATKEDVLNRLKELAQDAENANKQEIDNLKQSFYKLHNTELEVAKKQFTDNGGAVEDFVAQEDPIEEEFKRLMGVIKDRRSKLVAEQERQKEENLQVKLSIIEELKELVESGDDANKSYTEFKKLQQQWNETKLVPQGKVNELWKNYQLYVEKFYDLLKLNNEFREYDFKKNLEIKMHLCEAAEKLADEEDVVSAFHQLQKLHQEFRDTGPVTKELRDEIWNRFKAASTAVNRRHQQHFEALKETEQHNLDQKTVICEIVEAIEYNELKTFSAWENKTQEVIALQNKWKTIGFAPQKMNVKIFERFRHACDDFFKKKGEFFKSLKEGMNENLEKKKALCEKAEALKDSTDWKTTADALTKLQKEWKTIGPVSKKHSDAVWKRFISACDYFFEQKNKATSSQRSVEIENMEKKKALIEKLSAIDENMDTEEANTLVRDLMKEWNAIGHVPFKEKDRLYKQYHGIIDQLFDRFNISASNKKLSNFRSNISNIQGGGSQSLYREREKLMRTYENMKNELQTYENNLGFLTSTSKKGSSLLTELNRKVDKLKADLELVLQKIKVIDESIKTEE
- the mgtE gene encoding magnesium transporter — translated: MNEEYIDNVKHLIEQKDADKVKELLIDLHPADIAELCNDLNPEEAKLVYRLLDNEVAADVLVEMDEDARKEFLEMLPSETIAKRFVDYMDTDDAVDLMRELDEDKQEEVLSHIEDIEQAGDIVDLLKYDENTAGGLMGTEMVLVNENWSMPECLKEMRQQAEELDEIYYVYVIDDDERLRGIFPLKKMITSPSVSKVKHVMQKDPISVHVDTPIDEVVQAIEKYDLVAIPVVDSIGRLVGQITVDDVMDEVREQSERDYQLASGLSQDVETDDNVLKQTTARLPWLLIGMIGGIGNSMILGNFDSTFAAHPEMALYIPLIGGTGGNVGTQSSAIIVQGLANSSLDAKDTFKQITKEAVVALINATIISLLVYTYNFIRFGATATVTYSVSISLFAVVMFASIFGTLVPMTLEKLKIDPAIATGPFIAITNDIIGMMLYMGITVLLS
- the rsmA gene encoding 16S rRNA (adenine(1518)-N(6)/adenine(1519)-N(6))-dimethyltransferase RsmA, whose protein sequence is MKLVKPKKFLGQHFLKDLKVAQDIADTVDTFPELPVLEVGPGMGVLTQFLVKKDRLVKVVEVDYESVAYLREAYPSLEDHIIEDDFLKMNLNRLFDGKPFVLTGNYPYNISSQIFFKMLDNKDIIPCCTGMIQKEVAERIAAGPGSKTYGILSVLIQAWYKVEYLFTVSEHVFNPPPKVKSAVIRMTRNETKELGCDPKLFKQVVKTTFNQRRKTLRNSIKPILGKDCPLTEDILFNKRPEQLSVEEFIDLTNKVEQALKTVGSNELLTNQNE
- a CDS encoding lysylphosphatidylglycerol synthase transmembrane domain-containing protein, giving the protein MKKLLKKTLQLILPIVLGGFILFWVYRGFDFTKVGDVLLHGTNWWWMLFSLLFGVLAQVFRGWRWRQTLEPLDAFPERSDCVNAVFVSYAASLVIPRIGEVSRCGILAKYDNVSFAKSLGTVVTERLVDSLTILLITGITVLLQMPVFVTFLQQTGTKIPSMLHLLTSVWFYIVLFCFIGVVILLYYLRKTLFFYERVKGFVLNIWEGIMSLKSVRNIPLFIFYTLAIWTCYFFHFYFTFYCFAFTAHLGMMAALVMFVGGTFAVIVPTPNGAGPWHFAVISMMMLYGVNVTDAGVFALIVHGIQTFLVVLLGVYGLAVLPFTNRHRK